Proteins encoded by one window of Xanthomonas sp. DAR 80977:
- a CDS encoding PLP-dependent cysteine synthase family protein, with product MTPRDWVANAIQKIEADFNRSADTHLIPLDLPGFPGIDLYFKDESSHPTGSLKHRLARSLFLYALANGWLREGRPVIEASSGSTAVSEAYFARLLGLPFIAVMPAATSPEKIAAIEFQGGRCHLVERACDLHADSVQLARETGGHFMDQFLYAERATDWRANNNIAESIFRQMQEEPHPVPEWIVCSPGTGGTAATLGRYVRYRRHATAILCADPEVSVFFDGYREALAGRDYAGLASTGGSRIEGIGRPRVESSFIPSCVDAMVKVPDALSLAAMRYVSARLGRRVGGSTGTNFVGVLHAATRMRAQGRSGSIVTILCDSGERYGHSYYRPDWYREHDIDVAQADAQLAAAVAGAGLPPLACAALA from the coding sequence ATGACCCCTCGCGATTGGGTGGCCAACGCCATCCAGAAGATCGAAGCCGATTTCAACCGCTCGGCCGACACCCACCTGATTCCGCTGGACCTGCCCGGTTTCCCCGGCATCGACCTGTACTTCAAGGACGAGTCCAGCCATCCCACCGGCAGCCTCAAGCACCGCCTGGCGCGCTCGCTGTTCCTGTACGCGCTGGCCAACGGCTGGCTGCGCGAGGGGCGGCCGGTGATCGAGGCTTCGAGCGGCTCCACCGCGGTGTCCGAAGCCTATTTCGCGCGCTTGCTGGGCCTGCCGTTCATCGCGGTGATGCCGGCGGCGACCTCGCCGGAGAAGATCGCCGCGATCGAGTTCCAGGGCGGGCGCTGCCACCTGGTCGAACGCGCCTGCGACCTGCATGCCGATTCGGTGCAACTGGCGCGCGAGACCGGCGGTCATTTCATGGACCAGTTCCTGTACGCCGAGCGCGCCACCGACTGGCGCGCCAACAACAACATCGCCGAGTCGATCTTCCGGCAGATGCAGGAAGAGCCGCACCCGGTACCGGAATGGATCGTGTGCAGTCCCGGCACCGGCGGCACCGCCGCCACGCTCGGCCGCTATGTGCGCTACCGCCGCCACGCCACCGCCATCCTGTGCGCGGATCCTGAGGTGTCGGTGTTCTTCGACGGTTACCGCGAGGCGCTGGCCGGGCGCGACTATGCCGGCCTGGCCAGCACCGGCGGTTCGCGCATCGAGGGCATCGGCCGGCCGCGGGTGGAATCGAGCTTCATTCCCAGCTGCGTCGATGCGATGGTCAAGGTGCCCGATGCGCTGAGCCTGGCGGCGATGCGCTACGTCAGCGCGCGCCTGGGCCGGCGCGTGGGCGGGTCCACCGGCACCAACTTCGTCGGCGTGCTGCACGCGGCCACGCGCATGCGCGCGCAGGGCCGCAGCGGTTCCATCGTCACCATCCTGTGCGACAGCGGCGAGCGCTACGGACACAGCTACTACCGGCCGGACTGGTACCGCGAGCACGACATCGACGTGGCGCAGGCCGACGCGCAGCTGGCCGCGGCGGTGGCCGGCGCCGGACTGCCGCC
- a CDS encoding heavy-metal-associated domain-containing protein, with protein sequence MRHIELTVQGMTCGGCSARLQRVLEASAGVAAAEVVLEGGRVGVDYDEARTDAAAIARAIGEAGFGVVAR encoded by the coding sequence ATGCGCCACATCGAACTCACGGTCCAGGGCATGACCTGCGGCGGCTGCTCGGCGCGGCTGCAACGGGTGCTGGAAGCCAGCGCCGGGGTCGCCGCGGCCGAGGTGGTGCTGGAGGGCGGGCGCGTCGGCGTCGACTACGACGAGGCCCGCACCGACGCGGCGGCGATCGCGCGCGCGATCGGCGAGGCCGGCTTCGGCGTCGTGGCGCGCTGA
- a CDS encoding heavy metal translocating P-type ATPase — protein sequence MNTAASTPSTLSLPVHGMSCASCAAGLEQALNQLPGVHAQANLAAARVRLDYDPQQVDARALLQRIDQAGYSVPTQALTLELSGMSCASCAAAIEAVLAKAPGVIAGNVNLAAARARVEYVPGMAEPADLVARIGKAGFGASVVRELDQARLEAREQAERRAWRRELGRFAAAALLSLPLFVQMFGMFDIAGIEHTLSGRHAEPLPRGLQLLLATPVQFWLGARFYRAGFAALRNGRANMDVLVALGTGMAYLYSAAVTVFGLAGQHVYFEASASIITLILLGRLLEARARRRTSSAIRALLDLTPKTARVERDGAIVDIDAAELVVGDVFVVAAGERVPVDGEVLDGRSSVDEAMLSGEAMPVAKEPGSRLFAATVNQFGMLRARATGVGADTLLAQIIRMVDAAQGSKAPIQHLVDRIAAVFVPAVIAIAALTLAATWWLSGSFATALVHAVAVLVIACPCALGLATPTAIMVGTGVGARAGILIRNAEVLERARTLTTLVVDKTGTLTEGRPQVTAVDVAPGGDATALLRLAAALETGSAHPLAQAIVRGVADAGVRAPAPLPMPEAVETLPGKGVRGRVDGCDVALGSLAWMRELSVQAPDAAVLQRAEAAQSRGQSVVGVLLDGRLAGCIAIADPLRATSAEAVARLEARGIEVAMLTGDNRHVAQAVAAQVGIARVLAEVLPQHKAEEVRRLQAERGAHVGMVGDGINDAPALAAADVSFAIGAGSDIAVEAADVVLVHGDLGGVATAIDLSAATLRKIRQNLFFAFVYNVLGIPLAAFGLLNPVIAGAAMALSSVSVLGNSLLLNRWRPR from the coding sequence GTGAACACGGCAGCCTCCACCCCCAGCACCTTGAGCCTGCCGGTGCACGGCATGAGCTGCGCCTCCTGCGCCGCAGGCCTGGAGCAGGCGCTCAACCAGCTGCCCGGGGTCCACGCGCAGGCCAACCTCGCCGCCGCGCGCGTGCGCCTGGACTACGACCCGCAGCAGGTGGATGCGCGCGCGCTGTTGCAGCGCATCGACCAGGCCGGGTACTCGGTGCCGACGCAGGCGCTGACGCTGGAACTGAGCGGCATGAGCTGCGCGTCCTGCGCCGCGGCGATCGAGGCGGTGCTGGCGAAGGCGCCGGGGGTGATCGCCGGCAACGTCAACCTGGCCGCGGCCAGGGCGCGCGTGGAGTACGTGCCGGGCATGGCCGAGCCGGCCGACCTCGTCGCGCGGATCGGCAAGGCCGGCTTCGGCGCCAGCGTCGTGCGCGAGCTGGACCAGGCCCGGCTGGAGGCGCGCGAACAGGCCGAGCGCCGCGCCTGGCGCCGCGAGCTGGGCCGGTTCGCCGCCGCCGCGCTGCTGAGCCTGCCGCTGTTCGTGCAGATGTTCGGCATGTTCGACATCGCCGGCATCGAACACACGCTCAGCGGCCGGCACGCCGAGCCGCTGCCGCGCGGGCTGCAGTTGCTGCTGGCCACGCCGGTGCAGTTCTGGCTCGGTGCGCGCTTCTACCGCGCCGGATTCGCCGCCTTGCGCAACGGCCGCGCCAACATGGACGTGCTGGTCGCGCTCGGCACCGGCATGGCCTACCTGTACAGCGCCGCGGTCACCGTGTTCGGCCTGGCCGGGCAGCATGTGTACTTCGAGGCCAGCGCCTCGATCATCACCCTGATCTTGCTCGGGCGCCTGCTCGAGGCGCGCGCCAGGCGCAGGACCTCCTCGGCGATCCGCGCGCTGCTCGACCTCACGCCGAAGACCGCCAGGGTGGAGCGCGACGGCGCGATCGTGGACATCGATGCCGCCGAGCTGGTCGTCGGCGACGTGTTCGTGGTCGCCGCCGGCGAGCGCGTGCCGGTGGACGGCGAGGTGCTCGACGGCCGTTCCAGCGTGGACGAGGCGATGCTGTCGGGCGAGGCGATGCCGGTGGCCAAGGAGCCGGGCAGCCGCCTGTTCGCGGCCACCGTGAACCAGTTCGGCATGCTGCGCGCCCGCGCCACCGGGGTCGGCGCCGATACGCTGCTGGCGCAGATCATCCGCATGGTCGATGCGGCGCAGGGCTCCAAGGCACCGATCCAGCACCTGGTCGATCGCATCGCCGCGGTGTTCGTGCCGGCGGTGATCGCCATCGCCGCGCTCACCCTGGCCGCGACCTGGTGGCTCAGCGGCAGCTTCGCCACCGCGCTGGTGCATGCGGTGGCGGTGCTGGTGATCGCCTGCCCGTGCGCGCTGGGCCTGGCCACGCCGACCGCGATCATGGTCGGGACCGGCGTCGGCGCCAGGGCCGGCATCCTGATCCGCAATGCCGAGGTGCTGGAGCGCGCGCGCACGCTGACCACGCTGGTGGTGGACAAGACCGGCACCCTGACCGAGGGCCGGCCGCAGGTGACCGCAGTGGACGTGGCGCCGGGCGGCGATGCGACCGCCTTGCTGCGCCTGGCCGCCGCGCTGGAGACCGGCTCGGCGCATCCGCTGGCACAGGCGATCGTGCGCGGTGTCGCCGACGCCGGGGTGCGTGCGCCCGCTCCGCTGCCCATGCCGGAGGCGGTCGAAACGCTGCCCGGCAAGGGCGTGCGCGGCCGCGTGGACGGCTGCGACGTGGCGCTTGGGTCGTTGGCGTGGATGCGTGAGCTGAGCGTGCAGGCGCCGGATGCCGCCGTGCTGCAGCGCGCCGAGGCGGCGCAATCGCGGGGCCAGAGCGTGGTCGGCGTGCTGCTGGACGGCCGACTCGCCGGCTGCATCGCCATCGCCGATCCGCTGCGCGCGACCTCGGCCGAGGCGGTCGCCCGGCTCGAGGCGCGCGGCATCGAGGTGGCGATGCTGACCGGCGACAACCGCCATGTCGCGCAGGCCGTCGCCGCGCAGGTCGGCATCGCGCGGGTGCTGGCCGAGGTACTGCCGCAGCACAAGGCCGAGGAGGTGCGGCGGTTGCAGGCCGAACGCGGCGCGCACGTGGGCATGGTCGGCGACGGCATCAACGACGCGCCGGCGCTGGCCGCCGCCGACGTCAGCTTCGCGATCGGCGCCGGCTCGGACATCGCCGTGGAAGCGGCCGACGTGGTGCTGGTGCATGGCGACCTGGGCGGCGTGGCCACCGCCATCGACCTGTCCGCGGCGACCCTGCGCAAGATCCGCCAGAACCTGTTCTTCGCCTTCGTCTACAACGTGCTCGGCATCCCGCTGGCCGCGTTCGGCCTGCTCAATCCGGTGATCGCCGGCGCGGCGATGGCGCTGAGCTCGGTCTCGGTGCTGGGCAACTCCCTGCTGCTGAACCGCTGGCGGCCGCGCTGA
- a CDS encoding heavy metal-responsive transcriptional regulator, with product MKPVATPSRFTIGALARQAEVAIDTVRYYERQGLLPAPPRRASGYRDYDAAAVERVRFIRRAKELGFSLEEIGDLLALQDDRQHGVEGIKQRASKRLHALDRRIAQLTEMRDALAVLVAECPGSGEPACCPILSDIRGDAAPGKPQP from the coding sequence ATGAAACCGGTCGCCACTCCGTCCCGCTTCACCATCGGCGCGCTCGCGCGCCAGGCCGAGGTCGCCATCGACACGGTCCGCTACTACGAGCGCCAGGGCCTGCTGCCGGCGCCGCCGCGGCGCGCGTCCGGCTATCGCGACTACGATGCCGCCGCGGTGGAGCGGGTGCGCTTCATCCGCCGCGCCAAGGAGCTGGGATTCTCGCTGGAGGAGATCGGCGACCTGCTCGCGCTGCAGGACGATCGCCAGCACGGCGTCGAAGGCATCAAGCAGCGCGCCAGCAAGCGCCTGCACGCACTGGACCGGCGCATCGCGCAGCTGACCGAGATGCGTGACGCGCTGGCCGTGCTGGTCGCCGAATGCCCGGGCAGCGGCGAACCCGCCTGCTGCCCGATCCTCAGCGACATCCGCGGCGACGCGGCGCCAGGCAAGCCGCAGCCGTGA
- a CDS encoding CopL family metal-binding regulatory protein: MPILALLTRLLLCLSLLLNGAGTAVAMPGMPGMAATPGDAGHATPQRHAAEHAHAAHTASAAMPCHPQAALPPPADHGDGHCPKQAGKHGCCAAAAGCQCPHAQSLPALLALPLALPVAAQRPFPSGRQDGRGAPGLPRLERPPSA; encoded by the coding sequence GTGCCGATCCTCGCCCTGCTCACCCGCCTGCTGCTGTGCCTGAGCCTGCTGCTCAATGGCGCCGGCACCGCCGTGGCGATGCCGGGCATGCCGGGCATGGCCGCGACGCCGGGGGACGCGGGTCATGCCACGCCGCAGCGCCACGCCGCCGAGCATGCGCATGCCGCGCACACCGCCAGCGCAGCGATGCCCTGTCACCCGCAGGCGGCGCTACCGCCACCTGCCGACCATGGCGATGGCCATTGTCCCAAGCAGGCCGGCAAGCACGGTTGCTGCGCCGCCGCCGCCGGTTGCCAGTGCCCGCATGCGCAGTCGCTGCCGGCGCTGCTCGCGCTGCCGCTGGCGCTGCCGGTCGCCGCGCAGCGCCCGTTCCCCAGCGGCCGCCAGGACGGCCGCGGCGCGCCCGGCCTGCCGCGGCTCGAGCGACCTCCCAGCGCCTGA
- a CDS encoding copper resistance system multicopper oxidase gives MKPPSSGLPALPSRRRFVTGLALGAAAGLGGLSLRQAQAAALARDGAVPYQLHGTDFDLSIGSARVNFTGRERPAITVNGSVPAPILRWREGDTVEVRVANRLPGHTQTSVHWHGILLPANMDGVPGMSFDGIYPGESYRYRFTLRQSGTYWYHSHSLHQEQAGLYGAIVIDPLQPPPYHYDREHVLLLSDWTDLDPAALFRRLKKMPSYDNTYQRTVGDFLRDAREDGLRATLADRGMWGRMRMTPSDLSDVNANTYTYLLNGVAPGGNWTGEFRPGEKLLLRLINASSMTYFDLRIPGLKMTVVAADGQYVHPVSVDELRIAAAETYDVLVEPSGQDAYTVFAQDMGRTGYARGTLAVRQGLQAPVPANDPRPLLRMQDMGHDMGAHAGMDHGTGAATMKGMEGGCGAGMGMAGMDHGAMDHAAMNHGAPAAAGAGAAPAHPRSERGNPLVDMQSSATAPKLDDPGIGLRGNGRRVLTYADLHSLFDDPDGREPGREIELHLTGNMEKFAWSFDGVPFASAEPLRLNYGERLRIVLVNDTMMQHPIHLHGMWSDVENAAGQFQLRKHTVDMPPGTRRSYRVRADALGRWAYHCHLLYHMDGGMMREVRVDA, from the coding sequence ATGAAACCACCTTCCTCCGGCCTGCCGGCGCTGCCGTCGCGGCGCCGTTTCGTCACCGGACTGGCGCTGGGCGCCGCCGCCGGCCTCGGCGGCCTGTCGCTGCGCCAGGCCCAGGCCGCGGCGCTGGCGCGCGACGGCGCCGTGCCCTACCAACTGCACGGCACCGATTTCGACCTGAGCATCGGCAGCGCGCGGGTCAACTTCACCGGACGCGAGCGCCCGGCCATCACCGTCAACGGCAGCGTGCCGGCGCCGATCCTGCGCTGGCGCGAAGGCGACACCGTCGAAGTCCGCGTCGCCAACCGCCTGCCCGGGCACACCCAGACCTCGGTGCACTGGCATGGCATCCTGCTGCCGGCCAACATGGACGGCGTGCCCGGCATGAGCTTCGACGGCATCTATCCCGGCGAAAGCTACCGCTACCGTTTCACCCTGCGCCAGTCCGGCACCTACTGGTACCACAGCCACTCGCTGCACCAGGAACAGGCCGGCCTGTACGGCGCCATCGTGATCGATCCGCTGCAGCCGCCGCCCTACCACTACGACCGTGAACACGTGCTGCTGCTGTCCGACTGGACCGACCTGGACCCGGCGGCGCTGTTCCGGCGGCTGAAGAAGATGCCGTCCTACGACAACACCTACCAGCGCACCGTCGGCGACTTCCTGCGCGACGCGCGCGAGGACGGCCTGCGCGCCACCCTCGCCGACCGCGGCATGTGGGGACGCATGCGGATGACGCCCAGCGACCTGTCCGACGTCAATGCCAACACCTACACCTACCTGCTCAACGGCGTCGCGCCCGGCGGCAACTGGACCGGCGAGTTCCGTCCCGGCGAGAAACTGCTGCTGCGCCTGATCAACGCCTCCAGCATGACCTACTTCGACCTGCGCATTCCCGGGCTGAAGATGACCGTGGTCGCCGCCGACGGCCAGTACGTGCACCCGGTGAGCGTGGACGAACTGCGCATCGCCGCGGCCGAGACCTACGACGTGCTGGTCGAACCCAGCGGCCAGGACGCCTATACCGTGTTCGCGCAGGACATGGGCCGCACCGGCTACGCGCGTGGCACCCTGGCCGTGCGCCAGGGACTGCAGGCGCCGGTGCCGGCCAACGATCCGCGCCCGCTGCTGCGCATGCAGGACATGGGCCACGACATGGGCGCGCATGCCGGCATGGACCACGGCACCGGCGCGGCCACGATGAAGGGCATGGAGGGCGGCTGCGGCGCCGGCATGGGCATGGCCGGCATGGACCACGGCGCGATGGACCACGCGGCGATGAATCACGGCGCGCCTGCGGCGGCCGGCGCTGGCGCGGCGCCCGCGCATCCGCGCAGCGAACGCGGCAATCCGCTGGTGGACATGCAGTCGTCCGCCACCGCGCCGAAGCTGGACGACCCCGGCATCGGCCTGCGCGGCAATGGCCGCCGGGTGCTGACCTACGCCGACCTGCACAGCCTGTTCGACGACCCCGACGGCCGCGAGCCCGGGCGCGAGATCGAACTGCACCTGACCGGCAACATGGAGAAGTTCGCCTGGTCCTTCGACGGCGTCCCGTTCGCCAGCGCCGAGCCGCTGCGGCTCAACTACGGCGAGCGCCTGCGCATCGTGCTGGTCAACGACACGATGATGCAGCACCCGATCCACCTGCACGGCATGTGGAGCGACGTGGAGAACGCCGCCGGCCAGTTCCAGCTGCGAAAGCACACCGTGGACATGCCGCCGGGCACGCGCCGCAGTTACCGCGTGCGCGCCGACGCGCTGGGCCGCTGGGCCTACCACTGCCACCTGCTGTACCACATGGACGGCGGCATGATGCGCGAAGTGCGGGTGGACGCATGA
- a CDS encoding copper resistance protein B codes for MDHAAHGDHAMPEHADMQHMGMPPATPEHDAPAAAQADRAMPDHAAMHHPAAAPPAAAPSGAACTCTDAPASTLPREPIPPLTDADRAAAFPTLRADTMLHGPSRIGYLLIDRLEGWDADHGSGQAWEASAWYGGDIDRLWLRSEGERSGGRTESADLEALYGHAVSPWWDLLAGVKQDVAPGDARTSAAFGVQGMAPYKFEVAATLYVGEGGKASARLQGEYDVLLTNRWILQPRLEADVAFADDRAHGSGSGLSTLEAGLRLRYEISRRFAPYLGVVHERAFGATADYRRDAGDAARDTRVVAGVRVWF; via the coding sequence ATGGACCACGCAGCGCACGGCGACCACGCCATGCCGGAGCATGCGGACATGCAGCACATGGGCATGCCCCCCGCCACGCCGGAGCACGACGCGCCGGCCGCAGCGCAGGCCGATCGCGCCATGCCGGACCACGCCGCGATGCATCACCCCGCTGCAGCACCGCCAGCTGCAGCGCCGTCGGGCGCGGCATGCACCTGCACGGATGCGCCCGCCTCCACGCTGCCGCGCGAACCGATCCCGCCGCTCACCGACGCCGACCGTGCCGCCGCGTTCCCGACGCTGCGCGCCGACACGATGCTGCATGGCCCGTCGCGCATCGGCTACCTGCTGATCGACCGCCTGGAGGGCTGGGACGCCGACCATGGGAGCGGCCAGGCCTGGGAAGCCAGCGCCTGGTACGGCGGCGACATCGACCGGCTGTGGCTGCGCAGCGAAGGCGAGCGCAGTGGTGGCCGCACCGAATCCGCGGACCTGGAAGCGCTGTACGGCCACGCGGTATCGCCCTGGTGGGACCTGCTGGCCGGGGTCAAGCAGGACGTCGCGCCGGGCGACGCGCGCACCTCGGCCGCGTTCGGCGTGCAGGGCATGGCGCCGTACAAGTTCGAGGTCGCGGCCACGCTGTACGTCGGCGAAGGCGGCAAGGCCAGTGCACGGCTGCAAGGCGAATACGACGTGCTGCTGACAAACCGCTGGATCCTGCAGCCGCGGCTGGAGGCGGATGTGGCATTCGCCGACGATCGCGCACACGGCAGCGGCAGCGGCCTGTCCACGCTCGAGGCCGGCCTGCGCCTGCGCTACGAGATCAGCCGCCGCTTCGCGCCGTATCTGGGCGTGGTCCACGAGCGCGCGTTCGGCGCCACGGCCGACTATCGGCGCGACGCGGGAGACGCCGCGCGCGACACGCGCGTGGTAGCGGGCGTGCGGGTCTGGTTCTAG
- a CDS encoding TetR/AcrR family transcriptional regulator, with protein sequence MSPPSPAPMIAMGVCIWAFSWEGGAPGMVGARRWNGVPQYWNAVPFVSRWAMAKKTRSTQRREESLTREQIVEAAIALLDERGEAGLTFRALSERLATGPGALYWHIADKRDLLTAACDAIVARTLHAPFAGATPEAAIRALALGMFDAIDAHPWIGSALNRAPGELPIVRVVERIGQQVCALGVADAEQWPAVSALLSYILGVGGQNAANTQLARTQGIVRSEFLDAVATVWSGLDPAAYPFVRSLAGPLRTHDDRMDFIAGIDLILGGLAARQGAAPSVGVSPKRRRR encoded by the coding sequence ATGAGCCCGCCGAGCCCGGCGCCGATGATCGCGATGGGAGTGTGCATCTGGGCTTTTTCCTGGGAGGGGGGCGCGCCGGGCATGGTTGGCGCAAGACGGTGGAACGGCGTTCCACAATATTGGAATGCCGTTCCATTCGTGTCAAGATGGGCCATGGCCAAGAAGACGCGCAGTACCCAGCGACGCGAGGAATCGCTGACCCGGGAGCAGATCGTGGAGGCGGCGATCGCCTTGCTGGACGAGCGCGGCGAAGCGGGGCTGACCTTCCGCGCGCTGTCCGAACGGCTCGCCACCGGCCCCGGTGCCCTCTATTGGCACATCGCCGACAAGCGCGACCTGCTGACCGCCGCCTGCGATGCGATCGTCGCGCGCACCCTGCATGCGCCATTCGCAGGGGCGACGCCGGAGGCGGCGATCCGCGCGCTGGCGCTGGGCATGTTCGACGCGATCGACGCGCATCCATGGATCGGATCGGCGCTCAACCGCGCTCCCGGCGAGTTGCCGATCGTGCGCGTCGTCGAACGCATCGGCCAGCAGGTGTGCGCGCTCGGCGTGGCGGACGCGGAACAGTGGCCGGCTGTGTCCGCATTGCTGAGCTACATCCTCGGCGTCGGCGGCCAGAACGCGGCCAATACGCAGTTGGCGCGGACCCAGGGCATCGTCAGGTCCGAGTTCCTGGACGCAGTGGCGACCGTCTGGTCCGGGCTCGATCCGGCGGCGTATCCGTTCGTGCGCAGCCTGGCTGGCCCGTTGCGGACGCACGACGACCGAATGGATTTCATCGCCGGGATCGACCTGATCCTCGGTGGGCTTGCAGCGCGGCAGGGCGCGGCGCCGTCGGTCGGCGTTTCGCCGAAGCGCCGCAGGCGCTGA